The window atatacctttacttatccatgaggtcctttcagataagcctaccgtttcatctgcattatcaattggagctgaccagaagaactcatcacagccatcagcattgtcttcgtttacaattgctgtgagttcagcagtctgatgttcggttactcctgtgaccttgtacacttgatttggagtggtcctaaccttttgatatacaacggctTTCTCTgataagatcggggacttttgttgggacaatcgagcgaactccactgaattttctgaaattagattcttgtggttttcaggttcgcttttcacaaattctgagcagtcaaccgtgtcctctacagaaatttcactcatgttgtcatcctcattaagctcagatgcattttcaacatcaattttgttttctgagctcaagttggcgtttaaagagtcaaatttttgtatggtttcggttctcagtttaagtctatcattttcatccaaaaggtttttaagcatgtccttatggtccttggatttaatgaaagattcaattttgtccagtccatacatataggtcggattgacgtcatcagatgatatcacactctcacaattataagcttcagcatcaatttcatcctccttaaactcaaggaagggcaaaatcatgcgatgaatcttttgtcctatttcacaatccaagtgaagctgagtaatattagtgtaaagacgttttgcaattaaacaaaaaacatttcgctgttttaacaacttcaaattttctctttgtaaatatatgttttcatcttttattttaactaattctgactccttcaactcgatccacatgcgccgttcctcactcttcgaagacaccctgcttaattgatcagttaggttagaattggtgacccgagtttgagttaaactactatctagatgagagattcgagTATTAaagctttttagttctttttcatatgagcattgtggtactttaaatgaaacaaaaaccgattgtaccttcttgatcagttcatcgagctcgttgaactgcacgctgagcggtttggccgtaaagcacatatcctgctgctccttcggttcattgcttccactatcagtgttgtatcccctcatctgagatacttcggacaccatcaagcaccttcctccactgctctcctcttttgccacacaagcctttccatgagaaggcttcctcacttcatcgtcttcagagtcggttgaccaaacttccacgccaccgaactcgtcatcagcaaccaaaccctgcacaattagagcattcatggaagggttagcggtagatttcttcttcctcatctcatcaagctttttctgcagcaaagcttcctcatccttttcctcgtccttttcagccatctttttgaggacacaatccttagcatagtggtttttccctccacagtagtaacaacttactccagaatcaccttccGCCTTTGGTTCCTTCTTAGAAtcatcaaccttcggttcattgttaaccttttctgaactataactcccctgccagtttcggtttttgttgctggggaatctcttcttaatgaacctcttggggttagacaccatcatagcataatcctcagacgtgaggtcatactcctccaagttgaggtcttcgtcctccatcacagctttactttttgacaggagggccagcgaacctaggcttgagacaacattcttttcctgcagcacaattttctcctgagacttgagaatacccaccagtttcgccaaagaatatgatttaaactgctcatgggctttaactgtagacaccactactctccactctgatcttagaccattcaaaaacgtaaccttctgctcgataagcttcctttcgatgtcatgtttgatcatcttgctgagaagatgattgaagcgatcaaacgtttgggtcacagtttcttcggctccttgcctgaattctccaaactcagataagagtaaggtttggatagagtgttcaagatcctcgtctgtagagtacaattcacgaagcctatcccaaacttcctttgccgtcgtgcatgagcttaccaacctgaaagtgtcggactgaagggcgaatctgatcaatcttaacgccttgatattacactggaatttatccttttcatcttgcgcaatatctttaacgtccttcagtagatcattatactccttttgagttttaataatccttgatgttgcagagtgagaaaatggtccattaataattgcttcccagatgaggtatccattatcctcagatcctataacatagtcttcaaagtgatgcgcccagacttcataatcgtgggtgtataggatgggaatcttcgttgttgatccgatgctgtttgaaatattgatgggattcgattgcgactcgtccataatgatcgaataacctgttcaaagatcagacttgtaataaatcaaattagggcaaaacaataaatatcaagatacgtcaataatgagatgacggctcaataaatatcagtaattgcggaaaaaccctaattgaaaccttttcacagaaaagaagtgtatcgattacacagcctcctgctctgataccaattgatgagattaaaacttaatcttgaagatcgattagatcttaaacaggtaaataaatactaaacagcaagaacgcaaaataaagaacaactcaagaatgaatcaaacgtgtcgaatgattataaaacaaccctcaaaagagctcgattaagaacatcaactgtagagggttagaggtttacaagaacgataaagaaatttGCAAAGCAATCGTAATTCTCTCTATGTATTCTAGATCGTtttctatcgttaacctaatatgcatgcaagcatatacttatatagtaaacctaacaggctcacggttggacagacccaaaccggagcacaaaacaattggactaatagccgagcccaatgacgcaacacttatacaaatcttcaacccaacaaattcattctgaaagaatattattattgacattaatgacgaattaaattaatttccataaaaaagaattataaatatggatatcatttaatatacatttaatgtttactcaattcgtattggtgcattctagcacacaatagatgtgagaaacatttgaacctacctctctctctctctctctatatatatatatatatatatatatatatatatatatatatatatatatatagtttgataTCAATGAAATCATTCAAGGGAAACAATCACTTTTATGGTATTCGAGCGGTAGAATATTTTCCCTCAAATTTctcctcaaatctctctcaatctTCTACCTTCCTTCTTATCTTTCTTCTTCCCATTCTAGCCGGCCCTAGCATCTTCCCCTGTATCATCATGACGAACAATAACACTACCACTAACAAAGATGCAATGGAAAATCCCTTTGCAAACACCAACATTCAATCCAATGTTTCTATTAATCTTGATCTAGAAGAGTTGAACTATGACTCATGGCGAGATCTTTTTGAAGCCTGCTGTACCACCTTCAGTGTCAACCATCATCTCACTGATCCCTCACCCACTGAACCATTTGCCGATTGGTCTAAACTTGACTCGCTTGTCAAGATTTGGCTGTATGGTATTGTTCACAAATCTTTGATTCAAATGATCTTCAAGAAAGGAATGACTGCATACGACATCTGGAATAACATTGAGGATCTCTTCAACGATAACAAAGATGCTCGAGCCATGGAACTCGACCAATAACTCCGTACCATCACAATCGGTGACATGACAGTCCATGCTTACTGTCAACAAATCAAGGTCATTACCGATCTCCTCACCAATATCGATAAACCAGTACCAGAGAAAACTCTTGTTACTTACATGGTCAATGGTCTCGATGAAAAGTTTGATCAACTAGCTGGAAGCATCTGCCATCAAGACCCACTTTCGTCGTTTCTGAAAGCACGCTCGATGCTTGTTCGTGAAGAGTTCCGTCTCTCCCGGCTTCAACCACAACATGGAGTTCACCGGGACAATGCTTCAGCCCTAAATATTCTTTTTACTGGCTTCGGGGACTCTTCTCGTCCTCCCTTCAATTCGACCCATGGTGAACGCCAAAATCAGGACCGCCGACAACAGGGTGACTGCCAAAATCAGGATCAACGACAACACAATGACCGCTGACAACAGGATGATCGTCGACAGGGTGGGGGTGATGATCTACGACAACATCAAGGTAGAAGAGATGATAGGTGTCAGTCGCATATGGTGAATTTTTCCCCATGGCAAATGTGGGTTGTTCCACCTCCGTGGGCTCCTCCAACACAATGGATCCAATGTTCATCTACCTGGCCCAACTTCAACCAGCAAGCTCCTTGGGCCCAACATCAGAGGAATTTAGTACATTGGGCCTCTTCTGGTGCAGGCTCTTCACGACAGCAATAACAACATGCCCAACAGCCTGCTGCCTTACACGCCACAACACCCACAAATGCTTCTGATCAAGCGACTTTTATTTCGAGGCATTTCAGACCATGAGTCTTCAGAACCCGACTAACTCAGGATGGTTCATGGACTTTGGTGCAACAAATCACCTCTCCACAGGGACAGGTAACCTTCGTAACGTTTTTAATAAAATGTCTTTTTCATCAATTCTCGTAGGTGATGGTTCGCCCACACCCGTCACTACCATTCCCCATCGCCCACTCCATCTTCATAATATTCTTGTCACTCCAAATATAATCAAAAACTTAATTTCTGTTTCGTAAATTCACTACCGGTAACAATTGTTATGTTGAATTTGATTCGTTTGGTTTAACTGT of the Lactuca sativa cultivar Salinas chromosome 6, Lsat_Salinas_v11, whole genome shotgun sequence genome contains:
- the LOC111894202 gene encoding uncharacterized protein LOC111894202, with the translated sequence MTVHAYCQQIKVITDLLTNIDKPVPEKTLVTYMVNGLDEKFDQLAGSICHQDPLSSFLKARSMLVREEFRLSRLQPQHGVHRDNASALNILFTGFGDSSRPPFNSTHGERQNQDRRQQGDCQNQDQRQHNDR